The Mercenaria mercenaria strain notata unplaced genomic scaffold, MADL_Memer_1 contig_5088, whole genome shotgun sequence genome window below encodes:
- the LOC123538882 gene encoding phosphatidate cytidylyltransferase, mitochondrial-like, whose translation MSLLRTFSSEVTVVKSDVFQRVLAGFPAGIQMAFAYGSGVFQQTGTDMSKNMLDFVFVVDHPEEWHRENIDRNSKHYSFLKRLGPKTVTKIQDRYGAGIYFNTLVPFEQRLIKYGVIGTDVLISDLMNWDSLYVSGRLHKPVKIVKKPHSARLIQALHTNLCSAVHASLLLLPETFTENDLYTTITGLSYSGDFRMKFGEDKGKVSKIVAPNFPYFNKLYKPILDDTMYLKYNDHINRFIHYQNEVTRFYHLNHIPRVVVEELLAIRKKSFPNIYPDVEDIVRSTALDSDCAKYVSESISNIVNKSSWSQSIKSILTAGVRKSIRYSWSKVKKMLKGMKSKADSK comes from the coding sequence ATGTCACTTCTGAGAACATTTTCGTCTGAAGTTACAGTTGTGAAGTCGGACGTATTTCAGCGGGTTTTAGCTGGATTTCCTGCAGGGATACAAATGGCATTTGCGTATGGATCAGGAGTTTTCCAGCAGACTGGAACAGACATGTCTAAAAACATGCTcgactttgtttttgttgttgatcaCCCAGAAGAGTGGCATAGAGAAAATATCGACAGAAATTCTAAACATTATTCTTTTTTGAAGCGCTTAGGTCCAAAAACTGTGACAAAAATCCAAGATCGCTATGGCGCTGGTATATATTTTAATACCCTCGTTCCTTTTGAACAAAGATTGATAAAGTATGGTGTCATAGGTACAGATGTATTAATTTCCGATTTGATGAATTGGGATTCGTTGTATGTTAGTGGACGATTACATAAACCGGTGAAAATTGTAAAGAAGCCGCATTCGGCGAGACTCATTCAAGCTTTACACACTAACTTGTGTAGCGCTGTTCATGCATCCCTGTTACTTTTGCCGGAGACTTTTACGGAAAATGATTTGTACACAACAATAACTGGTCTATCATATAGCGGGGATTTCAGAATGAAGTTTGGAGAGGATAAGGGAAAAGTGTCTAAAATCGTTGCTCCAAATTTTCCTTATTTCAACAAACTTTATAAACCCATTTTAGACGATACTATGTACTTAAAGTACAATGATCATATAAATAGGTTTATTCATTACCAGAATGAAGTTACGAGGTTCTATCATCTAAATCACATACCGCGTGTTGTCGTGGAAGAATTGCTGGCAATCCGTAAAAAATCGTTCCCCAATATATACCCAGATGTTGAGGATATTGTTCGGAGTACAGCGTTAGATAGCGATTGTGCCAAGTACGTGTCTGAAAGTATTTCGAATATAGTGAACAAGTCAAGCTGGAGTCAGAGTATAAAGAGTATATTGACAGCTGGAGTTCGCAAGAGTATTAGGTATAGCTGGAGCAAAgttaagaaaatgttaaaaggaaTGAAATCTAAGGCTGAcagtaaatga